TTTACCAAAGGCTTTCCGATCGCCAATGATTTTGCTAAATCTTGCAAGCATTTCCTCAATGGATTCTCCTTCTTTCATATGGAAGAGTTCATAATCATGAACCAACGTGTTTATTCgagtttctttcactttgttggTTCCTTCATAAGTTACTTCCAATTTGTCTCACATTTCTTTGGCGTTATCACAGCTTGAAATTTTCTCATACTCTTCTCCACTTATAGCATTATAGAGCAAGTTTCGTGCCTTAGCATTAAATTGAACACAATAGACATTTGCTCATCTGTGTATTCATCTATATCTTCATGATCAATGAGTGGTTGAGCTATTGTTGGCAGTGGATAGTTCCCTTTTTTATGACACACCATACTTTGACATCATAGGATTTTGCATAAATTTTCATGCGTACTTTCCAGTTGGAGAAATATTGTCCATTGAAGTATGGTGGCCTTACTTGAGATGTCCCTTCTTGAAAAAGTGATCCAACTGTTACTTGGTTTGACATAATCTTTTCTCACTAGCTgttaagcaaaaaataaaaagtgTGAGATCTACTCTAATatcaattgaaagtacaagagggggtgaattgtcgatttttctttttgtattctaagtagttgactagtttaccaattagtcTACTTAAGATAAGAAACGAATATAAGTAAAGCAGAAATAAAGTGCAGGAATTAAAGACACCGGGATTTTTATACTagttcggattcaatgtgaatcctacatccagtccccttgggttgcaagagTGCTCTCTTTCAGTGTTGAAGTTCCTCGATTACAAGAGAGTTGATGTAGTTTTACACCAACAGCTTAGTCACTATGTCACTTCTCTCTTCTTGATACAATGTCTCACTAGTGTTTATCTCCTTTTCTTCTCTCACTAATTACATAGCAGATCTAAAGAGAACTACAATACTTGTTTAAAGTAAAACAAAAAGAGTGATATTAGTTCATTCAAAGTATATCTGCTTCACGACTGGTACAGATGTATATATACTTCGTGAGGTCTTCTTGACTCTTGATTGATGTGAATCTTGAGAGATTACAGACCCAAGGAAGTTGATCCTTGAAAGGAATCATAGactgattctttccaagaataaggtgGAGCTTCCGTTGATTTGCCTTGACTTGTGGCCTTGATATACTTTTCTTCCGTTAAGCAAATCTTTCTGTTATTTGAGCAATCAAAGTTGGATCACTTGATTATGGGCTTTATCGCTCTACCTTTGATAGAGGAATCTCCAGTGCATAAAGTCACAATcttgttttcctttaatttgagacCTTCCTATAATTTTCTCCGTCAATCTACTATCAAATCCTTGATTGATTTTCGCTACTTCTTCCTTTTTCGTCTCTAATCTTTgatatttttcctttcctttgtTTCCGTTGATAGATATTTTCCTTAATTCTTTTACTTCTTCCTTTCTCGACTTCTTCCAAACTTGAATGATATAGCTTCTTGAGTCCTTTATTTTATCCCTCGTGATCTTGCACCATAGTAATATgttatttttcatcattaaaatttatatttaacaCAGGTGAGTGATGGTAGGAAGATAAGGTTTTGGCACGACCCTTTGGTTTCGAAAATGAAGAGACGGAGCGAGGATTTGAAGTTTGTAAGTCCGAAATGCCACTAAATCAACTAACTAATTATTATGGGTtcgaaatttaatatttatatatatttagtaGATGTTTTAACACATACAAGATCCGACCCAAAAGCTATTAAATTTGACCAAACCCATAGTTTATATGCTACCTCCGCCCCTGGCCATTTGCCTCTAAAAGAAAACTTTCCATCCCTATTCAGATGTGCAAGTGATCCAAATTCTTATAGTGCAGACGTAAGGCAAGACTTTGGGTGGTTCATTCATCTTAGGAGATCATCTTGGACCATTTCTCTATTTGTGCATTTCATCCTTGCGCAGGGACGGCTATGTTATTCTTCTCTATATCATTCCAATTTTATCAGATGTCTATGAAGGAATATCTTATGAGAGATCTTAATGACTTGGAACTTGATTATTTTCTTTCATGTTAGAGTTTTCTTAGTTGTTTACCCTCTCTGTAAAGTTGACATTTTCTTTTGGATGTACTTCTCCAGCTTTGCTAGCTGGTTCACATCAATAAGACACTTACTTTAGCGATCAAAAAAACATAATCACAAAGTATCTAGAACAATAGGCAGAGGCGGATATAGGATTTAAACTTTAAGTGTTCAATCTCTAagtgtttttagcattgaacccattatatttgaagttatgggttcatatctactatttattGCAATATTAATAAATTCTTACACATAAATTATATTACGCATCAAAAGTACTGGGTTCAAATGAACCCGTACCATAAGGCTAGATACACACCTGACTGCAGGTACCTTCTTGACAGTCTAGGGAGCCCGAAAATTAAGCATGTCTACAAGGAGGAGAATCAACTTGCGGATAATCTAGCCAACTCGCCCGAGCATAAAGCTCAACGTTTTTGATAATATTTTGTACTATGATCCCCCCATCCTTTTATTATAAAGTATTACATATCTACCTGGAAAACATGGGATGAAGTATAGTAGAGTAATCCCAGTATCAATGAATGTCTTATTGTGTAAATATCATTTGCAGCAAAAGGAAAAGACGCCACAAaagtttgtgtagtggtataaaAATAGATATGACACATGGATTAATGATATGTTGACAGGTGGCATTTGAACAAGAGCAATAAAGAGGAATGAAGAGGGATGGTAAAACACCCACAGAATTATTTACAAAGATAACGTACCTGGCAAATCAGGAAGGAAGAGATAGGCGCAGGATGAATGGAGACTATAAAAGAGGAAGATTCATTAATAGCTCCGAATATGAAAAAGGAATCGGCATAATCCCTGATTATACGCGATTGACTATTATTACCGTAACCGTTATAAATAATTTTAGTGACGGgcaattaatataataaatattagTAAAGGGTAGGAATTAAGTGGGAGAAAGCGGTTACGTATTCCATCCTTATATAAACTCCGCTTACCTAACGTTGTACGATCATcgagaaattctcaaaaatatgCAATCGGTCTTTATTTCTTACTTCTTTGCTTGATTGAAGATTCTTACTTTCAATTCTTGGAAGAAATCTACTATTAGGATAAATAAAAAACCATGTAGTGTGGAATTTAGCCATacaacgttataatgacaataacaaagataatgcaagttgataataatgtCAATTAAAACATATAAAAGAGGCAcaatatttaacgtggttcggtcaaggtgacctacgttcAGAAGTGGAGAGGGGTAATTTTACTATAACAACCTGTacacaaaagagagtacaaaattagagatGAAACTCTAATTTTCCCAAAATATATCCCTAGAGAATAACCTCACTACAACCACTCACAAAGAAGAGGTTCACTCAAAGTGTTTCACAACACTAACTCTACGGAATATAACAAAACTCTCTATTACAAGAATATTCAAAATGAGTTTCTATTCAAACTATAGGATGAATCAAATGAAGTAAGATAACCCATATTTATAGGGCAAGTTCTTGGTCtccaaataaagaaaaaaagaaaaaaagaaaatacttttattCTTTGGCTCCAAGCTATAATGCTTTGGCTCCAATATTAGTCATGGCCAAATTTAGGTCATATCTTATAAATCTCCATCTTGGCTTAAATTGAATGATATAGTTATTTTACTCCACCTCCAGAAAAGCCCCAATGGACTTAtatcaaaatttaatgccatcaaaatcagacaagtggTCTGATACCGAAATTGTAGTAGTGCctataacagtagatcccaataAAGTATAAAATAAACTAGATCTGTGTGCTCTCATGATCACAAGAGCGCCTTAAAAAAATTTCAGAACATCGccttcaccagtgaatttgcacccaagagattctaaagtgctcaaagagatgagatttttcttcaactcaggaacatatctaacatcgttAAGAGTTCTCTCTACACCATCGTGCGTTCTGatccgaattgtacctttgccaataatgTTACAAGTAGTATTGTTACCCAATTGGACAACTCTACTTTCAACTGAATAATATATAGAAACTAAGTCCCCGTTAGGACACATATGATGCGAAAAACgaaatctaaaatccactcattatCAAATGTGAAACTattttcagttgctaaaaatatagttccctcaatctcatcagttgctacactagcttcggcggtgtatctttgtgctcattttttcttttcttatgcttttctttgttttttagcTTATAGCATTTGGAAAatttgtgacctttcttatgacaatagcgataCTCTAAATTATTATATCTTGATGTTGAGTCGGATTTGCACCCAACAAACCAGTCAACTTCCGCTTAGAGTCTATATTGCTCAAATCCATAAtaatggaatcaaaggtgtcaatatgagagagaatagaggtacatTCACctatacgaattgtataaagttttTGCTTCGGATAAAGTCTATTTTTCACCATCCTCTTTATATACGagatttttaatttttcccacATACCTTTGGCTGTGGTTTCTATAGAAAATTCACGTAAAATCTCATTTGAGTGATTTAAGATGATacctatttttgtctttttatatatgaCGACAAACTCCTTGTCTGTCATTTTATTcggcttcttctccttttcttgcaatgccaaagccatcctgaattaggagggcttccatctttaattgtcacATCCTGAAATTTGCACTTCGATCAAATTTGTCAACATaagtctttgttagagtcatattggctattgaaactaacccggttataaccggctctgataccaaattgttaGGATCGAACACCCGGGTAGTGCGAAATctagccaaacaacgttataatgacaataataaagacaatgcaagttgataataatggcaattaaagcatataaaggaGGCATAATATTTAATGTGAtttggtcaaggtgacctacgtctacaagcgaagaagagcaattttactataacaATTAGTacacaaaagagagtacaaaattagagatGAAACTCTAATTATCTCAAAATATATCTCAAGATAATAACCTGGCTATAATCACTCACAAAGAAAAAGTTCACTCAAAGTATTTCCTGACACTAACTTTATGGAATATAACAAAATTCTCTATTACAAGAATACTCAAAATGATTTTCTATTCAAAACATGGGATGATTCAAATGATGTAAGATGACCCATATTTATAGGGCAAAGTTCTTGGTCTCcaagtaaagaaaaaaataataaaagaaaatttttgtATTCTTTGGCTCCAAGCTATAATGATTTGGCTCCAAGTTTGCTTTGGTTGTATGATTAGCCATAGACAAATTTAGGCCATATCTTACTGCTACAATAATCAATAAGCTTTTCTTTCATTTGTTTATTGAATATTTGCTTTTCATTACCTTTTATTCTTTTATATTTGGAAGAGTAAAGTAAACTTGGTTATTAAATGTTGGAAAAATAATATCTCGTTCAGATATAATATCCACGGTaaataacaataacacaagagagtaacaacgacactAATATTTTTAACGGGGTAAAATATAATACTCAAGTGGAGTACTATAATACCACTTTAATATTATAACTTgatagtgtcaagagactactgcAACAATAATACTCTTTATTTTAAACACCTTACTATGATATTACTCTCTCTAACTCTCTGTTGCTTCTCTCGATTTAGTGTACATGAAATGAAGAAAGATGACTTCTATTTATAGCAAGCCTCACCGTCCAAACAGCCAATCAGATTTGGCTTTTACAAAATTAAATTTGCATCTTTCTAAAATCGGATATGGCACTTGCAAAATCGGATTTGTGTCTTTGCAATTAGCAAATGCAAATTGCACAACTTGTTTCAGCCGTCCATTCAACTTGTTGCATGCAACTTGTTGTCTtcgttttcttttttcttttattttttttatttaaatgggTCCCACAAATATCTcccttaattttattttttcttcttcattccAAGACTTGATCTCAATCTCCGGAAATCTTCAAACTTGAGGGGTTTTGTAAAGATATCCGcaatttgatcatgagatttcaCATACTTGAGCTCAACTTCCTTCTTGGCAATGAATTCTCTGATGAAGTGATACATTGTATCTATATGCTTTCTTCGATCATGATACACTGATTCTTGGCAAGTGCCTGTGCGGATTTGTTGCCaatacaaatctctgtagcttCAATTTGTGGTAAATTAAGCTCCTACAACAATCTTCTCAACCAAATAGCATGACACGTACAAGATGTCGTTGCTACATATTCACcttcacaagtcgagagagtaacaATTGATTGTTTCTTTAAACTCCAAGAAATAACATAATcacccaagaaaaatacaaaaacagttgtattttttctatcatcaatatctcctgcataatcactatcacaataTCTCATAAGGTCGATATCActaaaagaagaataaaatagcCCAAAGTCAAACGTACATTTTAGGTAACGAGGAATTCTTCTAGCGACTTTCAAGTGAGTAgaggtaggagcttccatgaagcGACTTACTACTCTAACTGCAATGAGTATATATGTcctggtacaagtcaagtacctcaaacttcccacaagacttttgaaaaatgtgggatccactttttctccttcatcaaacttggatAATTTTGTCCCAATCTCCATCGGTGTGTTTACGGGGTTGTaatcgagcatgttgaacttTTTCAAGATCTCTTTCATATAGCTTTCTCGAGAGATGAAAATTCCATCCTCCATCTACATCACTTCTAGGCCCAagtagtatgacatgagccctaCATTCGTCATCTCAAACTCACAggacatatctttcttaaaagtttcaaacaaacttgggttattaccTGTAAAAATAAGATCATCAATATAAAGACAAACAAGCAAGATATCTCAATTAGTATGAACATTAAGGTAAAGAGAATATTCATGGATACAACGAGTAAAcccattgtcttgaaaatacttgtcgataAAACTATTCCATGCCCATGAGGCTTGCTTCAATCCATATAATGCTTTCTTTAACCGCAACACTTGATCTTTATGATCTTTTACCACAAAGCCCAATAGTTGTTgaacatagacttcttcttcaagaaagctatTCAAGAAGGCTGACTGACatctagttgatggatcttccacttcatTTGCGCTGCCAATGAGATCAGCAAACGAATCGTTTCCATGCGGGCAATATGtgcatagacttcttcatagtcaataCCTTGTCTTTGCTTGTAACCTTTTGGCTACAAGTTGTGCTTTGTATATCTCCACATCTCCATCAACATTCTTCTTTGTCTTGTATACCCATTTCACTCCAATTGCTCGATGACCCTTGGGAAgagttgttaactcccaagtgttgttcttctctattgacttTATCTCCTCCTCCATGGCTTGTCTCTACCTTTTGTCTGTGACAGCTTTATCAAAGTTTATTGGTTCACtatcagcaaagagacaatataaaaaatcaaaattagtaagTTCTTCTGTGTcatcatagagctcttgaatacTCCTTGTCCTTTGTGGCTGTTCATTTGAACTCTGTTGAGAAGAAGAGGTGCAACATTGGTTGGAGAAGGAGGTGGAGTTGTGTCCTGCACAGGTTCCACggtctctggttcttcttcatcaccaaagtatggaagaaaatcatatgaagtttcttcctgagtttcCTAATTCCATGATAATTCTTCATCTAATTCAACATCACGACTCACCACCACCTTGCCGCTGCTTGGGTTGTATAGCTTAtagccttttgaactcgtatcatagccaacaGATACATGCTTGACACTTCAGTCGTCAAGCTTTGCTCTTTTTTGCTGTGGCACATGAGAATAGGCTATAATCCCAAATATTCTCAAATGCTTGACACTTGAATTTCTTCTACTCCATGCTTCTTGAGGAgtttgatctctaacatttcTTGTTGGAGACttgttgttcaaataaactgcacaagaaACAGCTTTAGCCCAAAATTCCTTGGGCATACTTTTAGCTTTCAACATACATCTAACCATATTAAGAATCGTTtgattctttctctctgcaactcTATTTTAttggggtgaataaggtaccgttagagagcgacgaattccatgagactaacaaaagtcattaaattctttCAAAGTGAATTTGCCTCCTCTATCggaccttaaagcttttatttcatagccactttCTTTTTTCACaagtattttaaaattttcaaaagcaACAAAAGCTTCAAGTTTTaggttcaagaaataaacccaagtctttctactaaagtcatcaatgaagagCAAAAAGTATTTACTTTTATCAAAGGATGGTGGATTGATTGGTCCACACACACCAATGTGAACAAGCTGAAGCAGCTTGGTTGCTCTTAACATGGCCTCCTttggaaaactcctccttgcatgttttccaagaagacaagcttcacacaattAATTGGTATGGTTGATTGATGGCATCCCATGCACCGTGTTCTTTTGCTCTATTGATTTGAGtgcttcaaaattcaagtgcccaaatcgcaTGTGCCAACACCATAATCTGAAGCTTTGTATCAACTGTCTTAAGATTCAGAGAAAACAATCTATTCTTTGacatatgcactttagcaattgcaattccacttgaatctctaagccaaagatgcatatttttcatttGGATATCATATCTAtttcaagaagttggcccaaaattcaaaatattactttttaattttggcatgtaataaacatcttgaattaacttgtGGCCACCATTTTTACAGGAGATCAGAATCGTACATATCCcttcgatttgaatctttgaggtatctccGAAGGATACATTACCTCTCACCGTTTTGTtgatctccacaaacttctctttgcatccacacatGATTGTTTGTTCCATATTCCAAATACCACGAGCTACAATCATCCATATCTTCTTCTTTGAGTGCCAATAACAACGTTGACtcctcttcttctttcttttcgtCAACAAGGTTATCTTTCTCTACAACATTGCTATgacattcccaagagtaatggtcaaatttatgacaattataacactcaattttttatttgtcgtacctttgtccattattttcttgataGTAGCCACGTCCTTTTCCTCCCCTTAATCCACGACCACGACCTCTAAATGtttggtggattttaacttcattgttgaagttgttaccgttacttcttcctcttccatgaccaCCACGGTCCCGTGCTCGTCCATTTCCTCAATAGTTTTTTTCACGTTCATAATCCTTAAAGGACAcctgagttttaagaagttgctccagTGGCACTTCTTGTCTCCTCTTGATATTTTCTTCATGAGCTTGTAAAACACCCTCCAATTGCTCCACCATCATAGAGTCAAAATCTTTAGAAtcctcaatagcacacaccacaaaatcaaatttaggtgtAAAAGTGCGAAGGATCTTTTCTACCACACGGACATCTTCTATATTCTCTCCGCATCGTCTTAATTAATTTACAACAACCtttacttttgaacaataatccgaaatgcattcggattccttcattttaaaattttcaaaatcagcccttagaatttgaagttttaccttcctcaccttgtcaaTTCCATGaaaagaattttgtaaaatctcccaAGCTTCCTTTGATGTGGTAGCATCGGTCACCTTCTCAAACATGGCATCATCCAAGTATTGGTGGATGAGCGTGAGGGCTTATTGATCCTTCTTCCTTGTCTTTGCCAAGACATCTttttcaatttgaggcagagcttTCTCATTATCGGGTTTTGCATATTCTCTGTCTACGATTTCTCACATATCCTAAGAGCCAAGAATGGCTTTCATACGTAGACatcatttctcataattatcttttgtgagatGGGGATACTGAAAAGACAGTGGACCATTATTTGTCatagctctgataccacattATTGGGAAAATAATATCTCGCTCGGGAATAATATCCAcgataaataacaataatacaagagagtaacaatgacaccaaatcttttaACGGGATAAAATATAATACCCGAGTTGAGTAATAtaataaaactataatattatAACTTGGTAATGTCAAGAGGCTACTACAACGTTAaaagaaataatattttttattttaaacacCTTACTATGATATTACtctcactcactatttatctcacagactacaatttgtctgtggattactctctctaactctCTGTTGCTTCTCTAGATTTGGTGTACATGAAATGAAGAAAGAAGGCTTCTATTTATAGCAAGCCTCACCGTCCAAACAACCAATCAGATTTGGATTTTACACAATTAGATTTCCATCTTTCCGAAATCAGATCTGGCTTATGCAAAATTGGATTTGTGTCTTTGCAATTTGCAAATACAAATTGCACAACTTGTTTCAGCCGTTCATTCAACTTGTTGCATGCAACTTgttgtcttcttttcctttttttcttttatttcttttttatttaaatgGGACCTACATTAGAAACCCGATTTATTTCAATATTTAGTTTGACCacaaaaactattttttggttaaacaatttGGTGTTCTTTAAGGCTATTAACTTGCTAGCTTTTTTCTCTTAtgctaaaaattaaaaaaaaaattgcttcttCACTCATTTCTTTCATTTGTCTTGCCCTTCCTTAGGAAGGACATGTGAAGGAAATTTCCGGAGAAAATTTTGTTCGTGCAACTTCATGTGAGAGTTTGGAAGTAGcatcataatttatatatatGGAGCTTCAGACTTCCAAATTCCTCCACGTCGATTCTGCTCTCCTATCTTGTTGAATTGGCTGCTtttatatttatcatttggttTTCCACTCAGTATCTGATGTTGTAACGATCCAACCgatagttttgagcatttgcacttcgcttgaTAGTTTACGGGCAttagtagctccatatgatgtattatgatttatGTGAATTGTtagttttggttttcagattattcggaataggtttggaagaatgaatttcattgttgaagctttaagttgaaagagttgaccaagtttggcaTTTTATaaatttgaccccggaacggagttttgatgattctgttaggtccggatggtgattttgtatacggacgtatgcccggatttgcatttggttgtttctagaaggtttcggcacaagttggcaaaaattagaaatttgaaggtttggaaagttcataagtttgatcggaagttgactttgaggatatcgaattcggattgtggttctgagaattggaatagcttcgtcatgccatttgggacttgtgtgcaaaatttgggttcattccgggatgattgaaagttcaaagttttctatttcggcgcgagttttggaaattgaaagttcaaagttcatagatttctatttgaggtgtgattcatcgttttgatatttttatgtgtgttttgaggcctcgagtaggtctggtttatgttatgtgacttgtgggtatgtttgaacggggtcccgaggagctcgggcgtgtttcggattgattttggGTCATTTTATTCAATGTTGCTATTGCTGGTTGTGGtgtgaccgcatctgcggctggtttgcgcaggtacGATGGTTGCAGAAGCGACGAAGGGGTCGCAGGAGCGGAAATATTGCTGGGAGCAggggtccgcagaagcgaagattgcttcgtatttgcgaaggcgcagatgcggtgagTTGAGCGCAGAAGTGGTTGGCAGCACAGAAACGATATATGGGCGCGCACCGGTGAGTCAGATGCGGGTATTTTACCGCAGGTGCAAAGGCAGGCCTCCAgtgcttctccgcagaagcgtaattttggtcgcaaaagcgacgccgcagaagcggctaatgtgtcgcaggtgcgaaagtgctgggcaaaatgataaatacaagggttcgcgattttggcttcatttttaacattccaagctcggattgaggcgatttttgaagcaaatgtcaccatatgaattgggataagtgttctctactcagttttggttatatttcatgaatccaccttcatttttggtaattggattgtgaatttaaagaggaaattgggggttttggcctaaagttttataatatgaatttttgagttttgaacatcgaattagaGTAGGATtcgagtgaaactagtatgattgaactcgtaattgaatgggttatcggattttctGAGATTTGTTGGTTTCCGAGGCGCGGTCCCAGGTGTGAGTTTTTACCGGTTTAGGGTTTTGATcaaggattcgatctttatcatttggaattgtttccttgggctttatttgatgtatttgagttgcttttggctagttttgagtcgttcgggGGTCGCTACCCACGTGATGGCATCTTttgagcatcgcttggcttgctcgtcATTGGTATTGgctcgttcgaggtaagtaactcttctaaacttagtgttgagggtatgaaaccatgtaatacatgttatgtgattagtgttgaggtgacgcacatgctaggtgatgggcgtgtggatgtacaccatgtgaattgggactctgttgcttatatggcactgtatagtggtcctactttgttgatattcgtgtttccaccatgtgataaagtagttaagctgtcaatcatgctagatatcatgtttatgcattatgccgatactgtttggacccatagtggtcgtttcttactgtcatctcactgatttctttgatatttcgtacttagtcatatccatgcattcatactataactcagtctcagatattatttattgatacatcatatcattgttgtcgggctagttttatgacattgtgatcccgtgagtgagactagagagattgatgactgagtgagagtgatattttgggatcaggctgcacaccgcagcatattatattgattatattttatgggatcgggttgcacgccgcagcgatatactgattatattttatgggattgggctacaCGTCGCAACGATATATTGATTAcgttttatgggatcgggctacacgccgcagagatatagcgcttgggctgaaggagcccctcaggagtctgcacacccccagtgagcgcagtcgactatatatatgtagatcaggCTATACGCCACAGCGGGtattgtacagcgctgagtgattgagtgtgctgaacatagtgagagagaatgcgagacaatgatattgggtactctgagagtgtgagtacacgagctcatcatcgagatgcattgcatttgatatgcgTACCTGAggtacatgcatagaggtgcatttccttatgccacccagttttggggacatttacgattttacctgtatcttgacatgtaggcat
This sequence is a window from Nicotiana tomentosiformis chromosome 5, ASM39032v3, whole genome shotgun sequence. Protein-coding genes within it:
- the LOC138892037 gene encoding secreted RxLR effector protein 161-like is translated as MEDGIFISRESYMKEILKKFNMLDYNPVNTPMEIGTKLSKFDEGEKVDPTFFKSLVGSLRYLTCTRTYILIAVRVVSRFMEAPTSTHLKVARRIPRYLKCTFDFGLFYSSFSDIDLMRYCDSDYAGDIDDRKNTTVFVFFLGDYVISWSLKKQSIVTLSTCEGEYVATTSCTCQESVYHDRRKHIDTMYHFIREFIAKKEVELKYVKSHDQIADIFTKPLKFEDFRRLRSSLGMKKKK